In Toxoplasma gondii ME49 chromosome II, whole genome shotgun sequence, the genomic stretch TGCAATGACTTGAGAGTGTCACATCCTTTGAGACATTTTAGAGTGTTACACTGGACGTGAGTTCGTTGAAAGGCAGTTCAGCGcttgtctgtttcctgtTGCACGGACTGAAGTCGTGCTAGGAGTGAACGGTTGCGAGGGTGTTGCAGACACCCCAGAGACCGAAGTATAGCCACGTTTGATTTCTCTGCCTCATCAAACAGCTtaacaaaaaaaaagaatCGATACTGGTGAGGGATCAGATATTTTAACATTGCAAAAAGAGCATCGGGTAGACCTTTATCTGactggagaaacagacgcttTCACGCaatctgtttcttctcgccgccagTCACAGAGGCAGCTGCCTTGCTCTTTCCGCCGACGAGGTAGTCCGTGATTATGTCTCGTAATTCTGTTTGCATGCGAAGAGCCGGATCCACTTTAACCATCTCCTCGGTCAGCTCGAGGTCGGTACGATACTTGCGTGGAATCTAAACGGTGAAACACAACACAAAACGTACGCATTTGAATTACCCCTGCAATGTCAGTGACCTAGCGATTCCGCTCCGCAATGGCTCGCActacagagggagagacgatATGACCATTCGGCTGTTTGCATGATCGGATATACCGCCCAGGATCTGCAGTTGCCATGGCACGctaaggaagaagacaaaccGTTTGTCCAATGTACAACATACTTCCCTTGTTTACCCTCAATGACCCTTCTTCAGATGGACACAAACAAACGTGGATCTCTTGAAAGAAGAGCCACCGACAACGCCAAAAATTCAAACTCGTACATCCTTTAGCGTCCAGACCTATTTGCTGCTTCCCGAGTGCAGGAATGACTGGGTACCCATGTCACTGGAAACGATACGTTTTCTTGatacagaaaaaacaacatTCTGGGATACGCCGTCATTCCCATTAAAAGATCTATGGCGATTCGGAGGAGCCGAGCTTGATAGGCAACCACTTTGTTACCGAGCACGGCAACCACATCCGAGGAAGCATAAACCTCGAAGCGGACAAATTGCTTGCAAGGAATTCCATCTTGCACAAGAATAGAACGAAAGAGGTACCATTGCACCACTTCTTCCGCATTGCATTTGTGCCATATCATATTTCACGGTTTCTTCACCATTTTCACGTAGACACGCTCTGCCACGCTTGGTGCGCACGTGTTAGCGCATAACACTTCGGTTcacggagagggagagatgtTCTACAAAAGTATTTGAGGAAAACTAGCATCAGGAACACATAGAAAATGAGACTCTCCCGCaactccagagaaaaaaactaGTATAGCAATCGCCCATCAGAAATGGACGAGTCCCGAACAGACTCATGGCGACTGCGCAAGAAAGCAATGGCTTATTCACTGGCACAGGCGTCAGACCGCAACAGGAGTGCCTTCCCCAACGTGTGAGAAACAGCTGGATTTGACCTCTGGTTACCCAGCACGGCAGCCACATCCGAGGAAGCATAAACCTCGAAGCGGACAAATTGCTTGCAAGGAATTCCATCTTGCACAAGAATAGAACGAAAGAGGTACCATTGCACCACTTCTTCCGCATTGCATTTGTGCCATATCATATTTCACGGTTTCTTCACCATTTTCACGTAGACACGCTCTGCCACGCTTGGTGCGCACGTGTTGGCTCATGACATCCCAGTTCACAGATACGACGTGCTCTACATCAGCCTTCtcaaaagaaaacacacagaatGCCAGTTCAGAAGGAAGGGTGCTTCGTCACTCTTCTCACAGTAACAAAGTTGGTAACACACTGGGGCCTTACCTCAATAGGTGAGTAATCTGCCACGTAGCTGGGGACTGTGTACTGTCCTCGTGGAGCGGCGAGAACATCTTCGCGAGCTTTCTTCAGCAGagcctcttccttcttgtgCATTTCAACAAATTCCTGTCGGTCGAAGTAATCGAGGCTCTGAAAGTTCACCGGGATGTTGTTGTCGACGGCAATCTGCGCCTTCTGTACCACCGCcgaaatgcatgcgcacagGAACAATGAATTGTACCGATCCAGCGTACCCTCACTCCGAACAGTGTATGGTAGGGTACAAGGGCTCAAGGCACCTGCGAATATGAGCATGTTCATTCGCACAACCCCCCGTCAGTTTTGATATAGGCATGCACAAGTGATACTCCGGTGCCCAAGTGCTTGAACATGGATCGATCTCTACGCGGAAACGAAAACTCTCCTTACGTTCGCAAGTTCTTCGTCGTACTCGCGGATGGCGTCGACGTTCTCCTGTGTAAGGATTGCTCGGTGCTCGGTAAGGTAGTCCATCTCCAGAAGCTTGGAAACGGCCATGACGCCTGATCACAGCACGCAATTGACAGCCAGCATCCCTGTGccggaaaaggaagcgacaCCACTAGCAACGCAAAATCAGCGACTGGTCGCAACCTGGCTAAGAACGGTAGTCCTTCCCGAGACACCGATCCCGGTCATCACAACAACCGAAGCCTTTCCGCCGCCGCAGTCCCCCTCTGCGTCATACGCCATTAACAATATCCAATTCTTCACGCCCCTGATAAATGTGAGAGACAGATAACAGGAAGCAGCCTTCCAGAAAAACGCCGTTGTGCCGCACACGCAAGTTGCGGGATCAGTCTTGAGCTGCTCCTGATGATAGCATGACACGCCCACCCTTCGCACGGCCGAGGTGTCACGACACCAGGGAGGCGCAGCGAACCAGACGCACCTGGGTGGCTGACAAAGGTGATTTTCTCAGTCTGGGTTCCAAAGGTAACAAGAACATCCGGAACTTCGGCGGTTGAGCGAGCGGCTGCCCTTGCCGGGCCCGCAGCGGCCGCCGTTGCGAGCCGCGCACAAGAGCGAAGCATTGTGCTAAATACCACTGGAAAAAGACGGTGCACAGAAGGTCCTTCAAGAAAAAAGTGTATAATATGGGCGAGAGGCAACGCACTGGAGCCGTAGAAACAACAACGGAACTGGATACGCCCAGTTCGAAGAAAACCAGCTGAGAGCGGGTGAAAGGGACTGTCGCCGGAGTTACTgcaatgcatgcagtcgacaGTCCGCCAGCAGCACTACACTCCCCCGTATATTGCGCGACGTGTTGACGACACCGCTTGTGTCTTCCAGCTTTCACGGTTGCCAGCCAAAAACCTAATGTGTGAGGGGGATAAGCTTGAACAGCTGCAGGCGCGATTCCATCTCAAGTTACAGTTTTTAATGGTGCAACACTAGATACTACCATCCGCACCAGGTGCTGCAGAAACACGAGAGTACCAAATAACTTTCAGAAGGTGACTGAGATGCCGTTGTTCTGGTAACTAAGCCGTGACCTAGTAGCGTACACGGCCGAACGTCGTTTGACGTAAGGTGCTTGGATGTGTTTGATGAGGTCTTGCTTTGGAAATTGCCGCAGCCGATGAGAGGAGTATGTTTCACGTTTCCTCCGAGAATAGAATGCTGCTACTGAATGCAGGTGTTGTACGGACCTGTCAGGTGAGTGTACAAGCCTTCGATATTTTTCGATATTTTTCGCAGCTTCAGCTACAAGAGAAGCCTACCTATTTGCGCTGTCTCGTTGATTAGTGTGATTTACGTCCCCAATACCAGGCTTCAGCTTCATCTACTGCGCCGCGATCGCTTCGACACCGTCAGCGTTAGACGGTGCTACCGTACGGCAGCCTACATAACAAGAATTCGTAGTTGATTGCcctctgcgtgtgtgtccTTTTGACGAACTGCCAGGAATTCTTGCATGGAAGGCCAAATGCGACTATTGTCTTGCATATCCGTGCCTCACACACGCTCATAGAAGCGGATTTTGGTTGTGGTGGGCAGAACACCCTCGAAGGACTAGTATTTGATGTAATCGCTTTATTTCAACTGTAATTGAGAACACGATCTACTGCGCTTGCAGCGTGAAAAACACATGTTTGGGGCACCCCTGAGGGTGATAGGTCAGAGTAAAACGTAGATTTGTACAGACCGGTTTTGTCGCCGAACCGAACGGAATCATACGATTTGTGCGGTGGAATCGGCAGTCGGTGCATCATGTATAACGGGTAACTTCAAAGATATCTCCCAAATGTCAGTTAATGCATCACCACTAAGTAGTgcacgaaggagacagagagcatcCCAATCGCCACGCGGCACACTGGGAACGTTCGCCCGGCCGCAAGTCAGTGGGAAAGAAAATGCTGAGAGGCTGGTCAGAACAGACGAGATGGACCCTCGAGGATTCGCGAGGGGCTTGCTTTGTCCCGAATAAACATCTGCATCTCGATCCATGAAAAGTTGTGACTTGTAAGTTTTCGAATAGGGTGGGTGCGCCGAtaagagcgaaaaaaagcaCATTCCTTCAGGAAACAGCTGCTGGAGCTGCGGTGCTTTCATCGAGCTTCTGAAGCAGCATTGCTGCAGttggaaaagagaaacatcAATCTTACGTTACAATGAGCGCGCATTCCGAGGCTAGCGCCCATGGTGAATCACACGAGAGGCAGCCCAAAACAGAATGCCGGAGAAAAATTCGGAATCTCTGATTTGGAAAATGAAGCCCATTGAGTAGACTCTGCTGGGACAAGTGCACTAGGACACCTTTTTCATAGGGCTGTAGACAGTTAGGGGGCATACATctcgggtgcatgcagcggcaaAACCAGAGTTGAACAAGGGGGTAGCTTCTGTAGATATGGAAAGGCTGTTTAAATTAGACAACAACTGCACCATCCGCGCCCCTATGGTG encodes the following:
- a CDS encoding hypothetical protein (encoded by transcript TGME49_297810); amino-acid sequence: MHCSNSGDSPFHPLSAGFLRTGRIQFRCCFYGSSALPLAHIIHFFLEGPSVHRLFPVVFSTMLRSCARLATAAAAGPARAAARSTAEVPDVLVTFGTQTEKITFVSHPGVMAVSKLLEMDYLTEHRAILTQENVDAIREYDEELANKAQIAVDNNIPVNFQSLDYFDRQEFVEMHKKEEALLKKAREDVLAAPRGQYTVPSYVADYSPIEIPRKYRTDLELTEEMVKVDPALRMQTELRDIITDYLVGGKSKAAASVTGGEKKQIA